The nucleotide sequence actgctgaaatatcagctttgccatcacaggaatacattaaaatagaaaactacaATTTGAAAtggttataatatttcacaatcacTCTCTTTCACaatgcagccttggagaacataagagatttatttcaaaacattaataaatcttaTGTCAGAGCTGTAAAATGATCTGTGATGGAAAGAACTTACCAGTCAAATACAGTAAGCTTGATGCGTTCACACATTGATGGGAACTAAAAGGAAAGATTGAAGACATTTTATGCTATTCACTTACTTTGTGTGTTAGAATTAACCACCACTGTTCTAAAAACATTCTAGGCATTTTACATGGAAATGATATTTTGATTTAATGAATTTGCCATGTATTCAGGTTTATTAACCTATCGACCTAGTTTCCAGGTTAGTGTCTTCATACCTTAACCTGCAGGTGAATCAGCTGATTCCACTCTGGATTGGCATTCTTCTCTACGATCTTTGTACACAACTTTAAAAGATCAAAATGAAGCAAGTCATCGCAATTCTTTCCCAATCAGGCCTATTctttaacaatataattttttttctgttttcacctTTTTGCCAGCAAACTGACTTCTAGAAAAGGATCCACCAAATTCTTCTTATCACTTGTTCCACCGAATATGCTCTTTACTGTCTGTGCAAATGCATCATCCACTGAAAATGAAGTGGCAAAAGACGCATGTTACTGACTATGGGAATAGAATTGGGAGTGTATAGAACtgcagctgtgtgttgctgtgaTGATTACTTTGTGGCATGTCTTCAGCACGGTAGATTTTTAGACTCAGTGTGGCCCATCGTAAAGAGACTCCAGCTGGCAGCAGCAAGTTACTTTCAATGTCATCTTGTTCCTCATTGGCTTCTCGCTTTTCCACCTGATCAACAAGTTAATCATAGATACCACACAGAGATCAGGACCAAGTCACGGCAAAacacagttgttgtttttctggacaacctgggtaactaattctttaaaaaaagatttatcatttatcattaatagatcattaataatataaaaaggctatattgataaaataacttttaaatggcACTTATCTaaatttgcatgtttatttaaatttaccaACATTGATGAACAAAGAACAGTTAATTTTCCAGAACGCTCTATTTTACCCCAAATATAAATagcaacatttttaaacatatttacagtaattcatggtgagaattaaataaaaaatgccatgCAGTATATTTGCACAATCAATTTGGTTCCTCATTTTAAATTTACAGTAGTTCAAATTCAGCAACTGAACATTCAAAACAAACTATTATATTCCCAGCCTTTTTATACCATGGACAGTATAGATAATACAGAAAAAATGGACCATGAGCCATGACTCGAAACCTGGATCGCAGTTTGTTTTGAAAGGTGCAGTAGCGCTATATGTCGGAGTGCTGTCAATAAAGCTATGGCACAGAATTAAACAGTTTAAATTTTTAACTTCAGGGTGGATGTTTAATTGGTAGCTTACCGGTGGCTCATCTCCAGTGCCTACTATGAACATGCTGACCTTCAGGTAACCTCTGGCTCCGGAGACTGAGTCATCAGGGTCCACTTAGAAGCAACCACTTCCTCATGATTGCATGCCCTGTCAGAGACACCCCAGACATAAGGTCATACTAATatgattatgttttaaatgtttacccTTACACAGTTTTCCTTGTGTTGCACAATTTAACAGTTCAGATCCAAACAAAATGTCACATACCAGGCTCATCATAGACATAGCCGACATCGAGCTGTTAAAACAAGGTTTGAAGAGTTTGTAAGAACACATACTCAACATCAAAGCAATGAGATAATATATGTGAACCAAATCATAAacacatgataaatatatttcaaatgacaTCAGGATTGCATACCTTAAACTCCCCCATAAGACTGTCTGCTCTGAGGGAGTAGGCATTATACACCtagatttaaaacagaaatacatCCGTTACTGTATAAGCTGCAACCATGGTTTACAACATAATATGAACTAGAGATGAAAGTACAAACTCTTTTAGCagcaaatatactgtaaaaactatattaagaaatgtttatttacttaacATGATTTCCACAAGTAGGACATGCTCTTGGATCCTCTTTCTGGTTTGATCCATGACCAACATTGTTATCAACCAATCAGTGTCTTATGATTTGTTGGTTGATAGAATGTTAATCAAGGAATAATACGTTCTACCTGTTAAGCTTGTATTGTGCCAGGAGCATCTCAAGACCTTGTCTTACCCGGATCGAGATGCTCTCATCAAAAAGCTCAGAAAGGCAGCATGTTGATGTTGTAGAAGAAAATCTGTAGAAACATCATCTAAGTTCAGTTTTATTCACAACACAGAACTCTTACAGGCCATGAAATGCTAATAGAAACTGAACCTTTGGTTAAAGTAGCCTCAACCGAACATGTATGTGAAATTAAGAGATTTTAGACTCACTGAGGCAAGTGTAAGAGTGACAGAAAATATCAGCGCAGAAGGAAAGAAGTGGGCCAGGAGGTTTTTAGCCAAAACAGTACAGTGCAGAGTGAAGCAGAATCAGACCAAAGTCATGAAGCAGTCCAGAGAAAGACAGATTTCTCtctagaaaaaaacatttattgaccAATAATAAGACATTAAGCTTTCTTTGTTAACAAAGTCAGGTGGGCTCATTGAAAACCAAAATACCTCATCAAAGAACGGATTGTTTCCTCTTCGGATCCTTGTTCTGTGTGTCTGTCCGCACACATTTACTTTGACGACTGGCTTTATGTTATTGCCGGGTAACTGTCGACCCTCAATTACTCGAACACGGATCTAAGGTAAAAAATATCAGTGTCAGCAGATTAAAGCTTCTGTAAAAGCTCACCAGCTTTCTCAGATAGGATTTTTAGCAAGTGGAATACATACCTGGAAATCTTGGGGCTTGTTGGCCAAAGATTTCTGTCGCTTCCGAGTTGTACGAaccatctttttaggctgtccagAGGGAGAAACTCCAGGTGCCCCTGGCTCAGCCACATCAACCTGCATCTTCATCACTATCAGCTCCTTCTCCTCTTCACCAGCTAGAATCAAAGCCAACagatatctatctatatatatgcatacatacataaataaaaaatcataaatacatttaaagaaacatacaaataaatgggGTGGGTACCTtttcaaaacaaactaaaattgtaccatttaggtactaatatggcttttaaggtactaatatgcacacTGTGGTTAAATGAGGTACAAAGTGCACCATCAGAAAAGGTATTGGCACTGTGATTCCAgtttttgctactgtacctttaatttATCTAGATTTAAATGACTTATGTTGGCTTCACAAAACAAAGCCTTGCCAAGTAGCTGAATGCTGTATATGTAGGAGTTGACATGTAAATGTGGGTGGCTATATGTTCATGTGTTTATACAGTAATTTTGACTTCAATGTTGTATTGTTTACAGAATGACCTAGTTTTCCATCTTAGTTATAATATGAATCGTCAATATTCTTAGGTACACAGAGACAATGTGGCAGGCTCTGGTAGTGTGTTCTTTTTGTTTGTGAGTGATCCATGTTCTGTCTCtcatttgcataaaacatttcCATACAGTATGTAAACACAAATGCCTAAAATCTTCCTGCAGACCTGTAGGGCAACaggttaaaaaaagaacaacagtTCATGTAGGAAGTAAATACCTGCAGTTTCTCCAGCCTGGGCATCTCCCGTGTTTTGATCGTTTGGGTTTGGGACAGCACTTGCAGGAGGTTCATAGCCAATCATCAAACTGATAGTTGCCTAAAGGAGTAAATGCAGAGAAATACATTTAGAACTGTTATGCTTGATTATTTGAAGTTAGTCAGCGtcattattttggttttagtccatactgtacaaaatatttaccccaaattccttttttttctcattaattaGAGGAATGTTCTTGGAAGGAAGAGATCTGGTCTGACCAGCAGCCAATTCTTTAAGAAAGATCTTTGCAGAACCAATAAATCTAGAAATCAGAAGAAAACAATACTAAACAGGGAAGCAAACTTCAATATGTCCACAACTTTGGCATATAGTTTATATAGAGTATAAAATTGCATTCTGAAAACTTTCTCTGGCGTTGTTTCACTTCTTATTATCAAAATAGACTGAAAAGCTGAGAAACAAAGATTAAATTATTCGGTTCCACTTCTGCATTTCTCATCCGGGGCAAGTACAGTCAGAACTCTCTCACGACCTCACAGTGACACCTTAAAAACACCATTTGTAGTTTTNNNNNNNNNNNNNNNNNNNNNNNNNNNNNNNNNNNNNNNNNNNNNNNNNNNNNNNNNNNNNNNNNNNNNNNNNNNNNNNNNNNNNNNNNNNNNNNNNNNNAAATAGGGGTGTCTTAGGGGCATACAGCAATCAAGTGTCCTTTTATTCCAAAGGTATGTTTCACTGTTTTCACATGTTTAATCTTTTTGACAACCTAGTGTCAAAATGAGCAAAGTGGTAAATCAGATTTGAGATGCCCCATTTGGTGATGTATATGACCAGTATCTACACCTCCCTGTCTCTCATCACTCTGAGCCTCTGAGACCATGGAATAAACTCAGTGCTGCAGGAGATCTAGCACTCATAAAATATTGAGAGTATGCCTGAATTATTTGATAGTTCTGGTGGTGAAAGCTGGTACATTGCTGTATTCCCCCAGAGAGTAAGCAGTTCTTTGCTGAGGAAACTTGGTCCTGATTTGATTCAGGATTTttgacaaatattaataataattaacataaaatatagtTTTCTTTCTTAGCATGATGTTAAGATAACATCTTATGTGGAACTGAATCACTGATTATCAAGACTGTGAGAATTCATTCCACACTAACTTCAGCTTGCTGCCAGAGATGATGTCTCTAATGCCTGTATTATATCTCTGTGATTTAACGGTTTAATCAGTTTTATATAAAGATGAATAAAGTGTTAAATAAATTCTAGGTTTAAAACTGCCAAAAGGAGTGATCACTTCATAAAGATATTGATTTAGCTACTCTTCAGTCTTgggatgaaaaaaattatataaatttacttTGAGAACTTTTAATTTATGATTGGAAACTGGGGCAATGTTTGGAATAGCATTCTAGCATACTATTTATTTACAGCTGCTGTAGTACAACCTACACATCAGTTGGCAGTATGCTAGTATTCCAGTTGGAGCACAGCCTTTGTCTTCCTCTACTGGTCAACCTATGTCATTACCTCAATTTCTAGTACAATTGTACCCTCTGACATAAAATTGAGCAAATCACAGCCTCTAAATATAAATTATACCaaggtgtttttaaaaacaaaatctcaaTTAAAGTTGAATGATACTTATAATGAGAATTATAGAACACGCACATAGTATGATCTACTGGAGCATTGTGTTAGTGATATGTTAACACCATTATTAGTAGATATGTTTATAGAACGGTTCTTATCATTCTTTTCTCTGACAAACTGATAGCTGTGATTTTGGTTCAGGTTAGCTTTGTTTGAACAGCATTGTGGGTTGTTGCGCTCGCAGCAGTGTCTGGCTAGAACCCAACAGTGCTGTTCTGTGCCCGCAATCCTGTCTGTCTCCATGCAGACAAATCCACCTAGAAAAATCCCCCATGTCTTCTGTCTCCTTTATCTTTGCACACTGTTAGAACTCATTTATTGCAGATGTGTACTTGTTAACTAGATTTTTTAGCATCTAGCATCTGCATattctttgtcattttaaatttacAGCTGGAATTTGCAATTACTTCTGCCTCGGTAGcattaagaaaaatattcaataagatttgtattgtattatatatttttttcctcccaCCATCTAGAAGAGAGTTAAAAAGAGGATGTGGAAAACCCATTCTTAGTTTTTTTAAACTCCAGGAGAGGAACGTAAACTTGATGATACAGCGTTCCACCTAATTTGCTCGCAGacttttcagaaataaatcagtgttttattttccCATATCATtgaaataaattgatttttataTGTGGCTAATAGACTCCCTGTGGCATATGTGGATCTATGTGAAAGACATAGGGAAATTTGAGGCTTTGGCCCAGATTTTTGTGGCAAGTTGTCAGTTTGTGCGTTGTCTAGCACATGGGAGCATATGTCTAGAGAGCactgtcaccatggcaacagtgTGCTTGCCAGATATGTGAAAAGATCCCTGGATGGGCTGAAACACTCATCAACTGATAATTATCTCACCCAATGTCATTAACACAACGAAAGCTGTAAATTAGACTGAATGACTGTTGAAATGCTGTCTTGAATTACCGGTATATTGTATGTAACATTAATATTATCCTTGAATACAAATCAATATTGTAATATaaactatatacagtattaacaCTTGTAAGAAGCATACTATTTTTATTACTCTAATTCTCTATTTGTATCATATTAGTGCATTACATCCCAATAATTTTAGGTTTGACCTGTACTTAGAAATAAATGTTGGTTAGCATCCCATGCTGAGGACTAGTATCAAAAGGATGTGcagtttttttcagcagggaatgtgtgtgttcactgcactgAAAGCATCAGTTACAGTTATATGGAGCAAACTGAGTGTATGACTCCAGCTAAGTCCTTAATGTAGATTACTAGTAGTGAAAACATGACGTCAGGACAAAGAAAACCATGATGGAATTTAAAGAAAAATCCTGATTTGTTTTATTCTTGCATTACAGCTGGGTATTATAGCAcggatagagagaaagagatagataaGATAGaggagtaataaaaaaaaacattgattagaTATAGAAAAACACAGATTTTCTTTATATTCCAGCAGCCTGAGTGGGAAATCTGCTTCTCTCCTCACTGTGGGGGAGGGAAACCTGCTGGAGGATAAgtaaagggagagagagagagccaagcAGTGGGCAAGTACTGTATCTGCAACGGTTTCATTTGGATAAAGCCCACCTTCAGTAATAGCTcgacgagagagagagcgcgtacGATATTGAAAAAGAGGGAGGGATGGGGAGAATTGGGCATAACACACAAAGGGATAGAATCAAAGCTTCGGATTTCAGGAATTGCTATTGGGAATAGAGAAAGTGTATAAGTAATCGGTGGCAGATATGGCAGTGAGCGCGTGGCAGGCTCTGTCTCCGCTGCAGTGGGCTCGCTGGGGCTGGGACACGCTGCTGGGAGGGACATCTGAAGAGGATggggcagacccagccctagggCTCCTCCAGAGCCTCAGCTGGACCTCCAGACATGATTACATGATCCATGGCAGGCAGAGGTGAGCATGGAGTAACAGCAGAGAGAGGACAGGGACTAATGCGCTGAGACTGGGTGGGGGTCTGCACATCTGTCTGAGGCTGCGGCTTTGTTGCTGTATTCGgactattgctgtatttgtacAAATGTTTTCACATATGCTATGACATATTATATGTCAGATTTGAGTATTACTGTATATGCTGATgtcaagaccaaaaaaaaaaggttcacaaACCAACATTTTGATGTATTAACAAAAAAAGCAACATGGGCATTATCAATCTTGACTGAAATGGCACAAAATGTGTTAATGTGGGGAAAATAGCACCTCCACTGTGAtagtttaaaatcaaataataagtGAATTTATTGAATGAAAGAAAAACGGACTCCATGGCTGAGCATAATGTGTGTTTGAGCTGTTGGTATTGGTCTCCTAGCTGCAGGTTTCAGCGCTGTAATTTCCATCTGTAATAATCCACCAGGGGCTACTAGACATAAGCTGATCCAGGCGTTTGTTTAAAAGATCTAGAAGACAATGAATGATAGTTTAATATACCTTAGGagaaactgaatttatttgatacatCGTGTAGAGTAAATATGAGCTGTGATGTGTGGAATTGATGCAGCTTGACGTGATGTTCATACTTCAGTGCGATTATTAAATCAGTTCTTAATTCAATATATTCAGGCTTTCTTCTGTCTTTTCTGTAGGAGCTCAGACTCAGACGGAGCGTTCGAAACCCCTGAGTCCACCACCCCTGTGAAGTCTGCTTCCCCACCAGTGTCCCCAACAGAGCCCCCCTGCACCAAATCAGAGGCATTGTCCCCAGAACACACAGGTACGTTTAAATCTCCATTCCCACCCCAGATTGTCTTATGTGGAgtcaaattatttacatttgaataGATTCAGGAGGGTTTACTTGACTTTTAAATGCTTAAGATTGCAGGACATTGACATAGTGTCACTGTGTCTTATTTTGAACAAATtctgtaatatttaatatgaagGAAATGTTATGGAAAATTAAGTAACTTTACTTAGTTATCTAGTATCTAAGTATCTGTAGCTAGAAATATGAACCAAAGCAGGAATATGttatatgcaatatttaaatgttaatttgtgcTTTGTTGGAAAACAAAGAGATGGAtggattaattatttattaaatatgtatttttttcatgaatttatatacttttaatccgtttttcttctttcttgttcttaaaaaaaaatcaagaaaaggcTCCCTTTTTACTTCCATTATTCTCTGACAGGAGAGCTGTACAAGTCTTTGTTATCAAACACTGCACTTGAGCTCTCTCTAGTGGATATACAGTGTATTGCTActgaatatttttctttcttcaagaaagaaaacaaaactaacaaaCTGCTTTATACTTCTTAAATTCTtcagttgtttaaaataaaatatcaatgcaTCTGTGATTTCTATTCTGTGATCCTGAAAGCATGATCTGTTTTcaaaatgtactgtataataaCATGTATAGTAACAGTCATACACTTATCTTTACAGCTTCCACTGCTGACATCTCTGCCAGTGAAGCTGAAGAGCCGAAACAGCTTCAACCTCTCAGCCGCTCTCAATCCAGAGCCTTTGATGAGGACAAACCAATAGCTGCTAGTGGCATCTATAACCTAGATTACTTAATTGCTGATGACCCCGTCCCAGAATCAAATTTTGGGTCTGGACCATCAAGCAGAGCGCCTCTTACCCGCTCTCTAAGCCTACAGTCAGGTGAGTTAGAGAGCCCAGGAGACAAGCCCTCAGGAGGAACCTCCGAAAAACTCATTCACACACAAGCAGAGTCCTTCAGCACAGGAACAGAAAGCGCTCCGGGAACACTTCGTAAAGTGAAGAAGCCCCGTTCAGGTTCCCTAAAGAAGAAACCTCTTTCCCAGCAGAACTCAAACCCAGAGCATTCCTCTCCCAAAACAGTTTCCTCTAGCAATACAccagaagagaaaaagagaggaaaactACATCCCGAAAGTCCCTTGCAAACTCAAGAGAGGCCTAGTTCCTCTCCCAGCCCTAGTCCTAGTGGTTCCCTGCGGAGGAACAGGATAAAGACTCGAGTTGAGAGTCCTCCACCTTTGCCTGAGGAGGTCACTACCAGCTCAATATCAAGTCCTGTACCTGAGGCTCCAACTGTCCCTGACGAGGAGTCTCCTATCCCTCCAACTGCCTCCTACAAATGGGATCCAGACAACTTTGAGAATATTGACCCATTCTGTACAGGAGGCAGTAAAGTCGCCAACTCGCCGGTCTTGGGCAGGAAAGCCGACTTTACATCAGTTTCAGACACCCCTGTTGCTGTAGAGGAGCCTTGTGCCTCTTCTCCTGCTAAAGAACAACCCATTAACACTGAGGAACAGCCAATCAACACTGAggaacagccaatcacaaagcgCCAATCAGTCAGACTGGAGTTTGACTATTCAGAGGACAGTGGAGAGGCACCTCGCAATACTCCTCCTCCTAAAATCCTAGGCAAGAAACCAGGGGCCAAGATGCCCATCCGAAAGCCCAAACTGGGGATTAAGAAGGCCCCTCCACCGCAGACAGAGCAGCTAGACAATGCACCTATCCCTGCACTGACAAATGATATGGATGATATCCCAATCCCCAAGGGGCTATATAACTTTGATCCCAGCAAGTGGGATGACCCTAACTTTAATCCATTTTCTTCAAGCACTGGTATCCCCAACTCTCCTGGCCTGCCTAAAGGATCTCACAGCTTTGGTCCTGACTCCTCTGATGACACAGCCGATCCCTTCAAATCATCCAACAAGATGGGAAGCGTGCCTCCAAAAGCTGCCTCTTTTGACAAGTCCAACAATGACAACGAGAATGACAACGATAACATTGTTGAGTTGGAGGACCACAACCAGAACAAACCTGCCAAGAGCAAGAAGAAGCCTCTCAAATCGTAAGTCTGCACTTATTATGAAGCTATTTTCATCACCGTGTCATTCATCCatttgtgtactttttgtaaGTCTTGTCAATTTTCTTTTCTATATTTCTAAACTGTCAGATACCTGTGTATGTTATATGGTGTTAGTACTTGTTTGTCAGCCTCTGTCACATGTCTGTTGATCTAAAAAAATAGCATACGTAATCATATAGCTTAaaacaaaatttcactttaacatGTTTTAACTCATGAGCTCATGTCAACtgttttattattcaatttaataCATATTATGACTGACTTCAAATCACATCATTTCATGTCACCTGTATCTTCCTCTGCACCATGTTTGATATTCTCCAATGAGCATGTGTTGCCATCTAGTGGACCTGTACATCTAGACCCCCTGCACACCCTGATtcattaaccctttcgagtcgattaacgcatatatgcgttttaagtcattttcacctgataaccccgaaaagaacttaaattacactctcagttttaatcgtacagataagagcaatacatcaatcgaatctgtaaagggtctagttttttttgatacagacataataacaaaaaacctttgtgcacttataaaataaagataacaaacaaggtgcgctgtctacagtctttgtctccgctgatcgtcatgtacaaacatttcattaaaatgaactgtaactccgtgaatactcaacgaagagacatgagagagatatctatagaaagcctggaatgtctacttttaaactaaacaagtgctgccgaaaacaaatattctgagataaagtaatccatatgaaaacaacgccatgtctatttttcatatctccgctacAGCTGTTTGGGAGCAGTTTTAAGTAATATTACTTTCAAACTTGGAGTTTATTGGATCATTTGCCCCTGTTTCAGATGAATCCATCTAACATATTTTGCTCAGCTGCAGACTTTACTCCACATTTCTTACACAATTCAGGATttccactttattttattattattttaacacttttcaGATTTGACTTGAGAAGTGAAGCAATACTCCTGAAATGCTTACATCAAACTTGCATTATGAAATGTGC is from Carassius auratus strain Wakin chromosome 13, ASM336829v1, whole genome shotgun sequence and encodes:
- the LOC113112397 gene encoding transforming acidic coiled-coil-containing protein 2 isoform X4; the encoded protein is MAVSAWQALSPLQWARWGWDTLLGGTSEEDGADPALGLLQSLSWTSRHDYMIHGRQRSSDSDGAFETPESTTPVKSASPPVSPTEPPCTKSEALSPEHTASTADISASEAEEPKQLQPLSRSQSRAFDEDKPIAASGIYNLDYLIADDPVPESNFGSGPSSRAPLTRSLSLQSGELESPGDKPSGGTSEKLIHTQAESFSTGTESAPGTLRKVKKPRSGSLKKKPLSQQNSNPEHSSPKTVSSSNTPEEKKRGKLHPESPLQTQERPSSSPSPSPSGSLRRNRIKTRVESPPPLPEEVTTSSISSPVPEAPTVPDEESPIPPTASYKWDPDNFENIDPFCTGGSKVANSPVLGRKADFTSVSDTPVAVEEPCASSPAKEQPINTEEQPINTEEQPITKRQSVRLEFDYSEDSGEAPRNTPPPKILGKKPGAKMPIRKPKLGIKKAPPPQTEQLDNAPIPALTNDMDDIPIPKGLYNFDPSKWDDPNFNPFSSSTGIPNSPGLPKGSHSFGPDSSDDTADPFKSSNKMGSVPPKAASFDKSNNDNENDNDNIVELEDHNQNKPAKSKKKPLKSNTFRVKKSPKRTPITEPSAQCCPVCSPISPSTSHTHNHLQEHSPDANPEPSQDHATDEEKLASSTSQKWTRHDIEVELTSDSQDFPQPTDFTAFVNENSLPIQSDVTDYEIEYMEKIGSSTAPLSVMKPSLYLKLDSVPDSPTKTSNKQDSEPNSPCTGSFEEMEAQISQGKSPVLPPRGARDSMASEKSRKRDGQSQNRTPSNHRDGAQREMVSPEDSGVSKSSLYSLSGYIEGESPHLPCDMDHSLAIAREEIVIKEKEAMEWKRKYEESRREVEEMRKIVMEYEKTIAEMIAMPEGEQREKTLSHHTIQQLIQEKDQALADLNSVEKSLADLFRRYEKMKDVLEGFRKNEDVLKKCAQEYLSRVRKEEQRYQALKIHAEEKLDKANADIAQVRGKAKQEQAVYQASLRKEQMKVDSLERTLEQKNKEIVELTKICDELIAKMGKS
- the LOC113112397 gene encoding transforming acidic coiled-coil-containing protein 2 isoform X5; the protein is MAVSAWQALSPLQWARWGWDTLLGGTSEEDGADPALGLLQSLSWTSRHDYMIHGRQRSSDSDGAFETPESTTPVKSASPPVSPTEPPCTKSEALSPEHTASTADISASEAEEPKQLQPLSRSQSRAFDEDKPIAASGIYNLDYLIADDPVPESNFGSGPSSRAPLTRSLSLQSGELESPGDKPSGGTSEKLIHTQAESFSTGTESAPGTLRKVKKPRSGSLKKKPLSQQNSNPEHSSPKTVSSSNTPEEKKRGKLHPESPLQTQERPSSSPSPSPSGSLRRNRIKTRVESPPPLPEEVTTSSISSPVPEAPTVPDEESPIPPTASYKWDPDNFENIDPFCTGGSKVANSPVLGRKADFTSVSDTPVAVEEPCASSPAKEQPINTEEQPINTEEQPITKRQSVRLEFDYSEDSGEAPRNTPPPKILGKKPGAKMPIRKPKLGIKKAPPPQTEQLDNAPIPALTNDMDDIPIPKGLYNFDPSKWDDPNFNPFSSSTGIPNSPGLPKGSHSFGPDSSDDTADPFKSSNKMGSVPPKAASFDKSNNDNENDNDNIVELEDHNQNKPAKSKKKPLKSNTFRVKKSPKRTPITEPSAQCCPVCSPISPSTSHTHNHLQEHSPDANPEPSQDHATDEEKLASSTSQKWTRHDIEVELTSDSQDFPQPTDFTAFVNENSLPIQSDVTDYEIEYMEKIGSSTAPLSVMKPSLYLKLDSVPDSPTKTSNKQDSEPNSPCTGSFEEMEAQISQGKSPVLPPRGARDSMASEKSRKRDGQSQNRTPSNHRDGASPIQGPVDPSDLPLLDRLSDSPAPLSYLEPDLAETNPTAFAQKLQEELVLAALRIEALQVVKNISQSPTLSTVSPQVLS
- the LOC113112397 gene encoding transforming acidic coiled-coil-containing protein 2 isoform X1, whose product is MAVSAWQALSPLQWARWGWDTLLGGTSEEDGADPALGLLQSLSWTSRHDYMIHGRQRSSDSDGAFETPESTTPVKSASPPVSPTEPPCTKSEALSPEHTASTADISASEAEEPKQLQPLSRSQSRAFDEDKPIAASGIYNLDYLIADDPVPESNFGSGPSSRAPLTRSLSLQSGELESPGDKPSGGTSEKLIHTQAESFSTGTESAPGTLRKVKKPRSGSLKKKPLSQQNSNPEHSSPKTVSSSNTPEEKKRGKLHPESPLQTQERPSSSPSPSPSGSLRRNRIKTRVESPPPLPEEVTTSSISSPVPEAPTVPDEESPIPPTASYKWDPDNFENIDPFCTGGSKVANSPVLGRKADFTSVSDTPVAVEEPCASSPAKEQPINTEEQPINTEEQPITKRQSVRLEFDYSEDSGEAPRNTPPPKILGKKPGAKMPIRKPKLGIKKAPPPQTEQLDNAPIPALTNDMDDIPIPKGLYNFDPSKWDDPNFNPFSSSTGIPNSPGLPKGSHSFGPDSSDDTADPFKSSNKMGSVPPKAASFDKSNNDNENDNDNIVELEDHNQNKPAKSKKKPLKSNTFRVKKSPKRTPITEPSAQCCPVCSPISPSTSHTHNHLQEHSPDANPEPSQDHATDEEKLASSTSQKWTRHDIEVELTSDSQDFPQPTDFTAFVNENSLPIQSDVTDYEIEYMEKIGSSTAPLSVMKPSLYLKLDSVPDSPTKTSNKQDSEPNSPCTGSFEEMEAQISQGKSPVLPPRGARDSMASEKSRKRDGQSQNRTPSNHRDGASPIQGPVDPSDLPLLDRLSDSPAPLSYLEPDLAETNPTAFAQKLQQREMVSPEDSGVSKSSLYSLSGYIEGESPHLPCDMDHSLAIAREEIVIKEKEAMEWKRKYEESRREVEEMRKIVMEYEKTIAEMIAMPEGEQREKTLSHHTIQQLIQEKDQALADLNSVEKSLADLFRRYEKMKDVLEGFRKNEDVLKKCAQEYLSRVRKEEQRYQALKIHAEEKLDKANADIAQVRGKAKQEQAVYQASLRKEQMKVDSLERTLEQKNKEIVELTKICDELIAKMGKS
- the LOC113112397 gene encoding transforming acidic coiled-coil-containing protein 2 isoform X2, with translation MAVSAWQALSPLQWARWGWDTLLGGTSEEDGADPALGLLQSLSWTSRHDYMIHGRQRSSDSDGAFETPESTTPVKSASPPVSPTEPPCTKSEALSPEHTASTADISASEAEEPKQLQPLSRSQSRAFDEDKPIAASGIYNLDYLIADDPVPESNFGSGPSSRAPLTRSLSLQSGELESPGDKPSGGTSEKLIHTQAESFSTGTESAPGTLRKVKKPRSGSLKKKPLSQQNSNPEHSSPKTVSSSNTPEEKKRGKLHPESPLQTQERPSSSPSPSPSGSLRRNRIKTRVESPPPLPEEVTTSSISSPVPEAPTVPDEESPIPPTASYKWDPDNFENIDPFCTGGSKVANSPVLGRKADFTSVSDTPVAVEEPCASSPAKEQPINTEEQPINTEEQPITKRQSVRLEFDYSEDSGEAPRNTPPPKILGKKPGAKMPIRKPKLGIKKAPPPQTEQLDNAPIPALTNDMDDIPIPKGLYNFDPSKWDDPNFNPFSSSTGIPNSPGLPKGSHSFGPDSSDDTADPFKSSNKMGSVPPKAASFDKSNNDNENDNDNIVELEDHNQNKPAKSKKKPLKSNTFRVKKSPKRTPITEPSAQCCPVCSPISPSTSHTHNHLQEHSPDANPEPSQDHATDEEKLASSTSQKWTRHDIEVELTSDSQDFPQPTDFTAFVNENSLPIQSDVTDYEIEYMEKIGSSTAPLSVMKPSLYLKLDSVPDSPTKTSNKQDSEPNSPCTGSFEEMEAQISQGKSPVLPPRGARDSMASEKSRKRDGQSQNRTPSNHRDGASPIQGPVDPSDLPLLDRLSDSPAPLSYLEPDLAETNPTAFAQKLQQREMVSPEDSGVSKSSLYSLSGYIEGESPHLPCDMDHSLAIAREEIVIKEKEAMEWKRKYEESRREVEEMRKIVMEYEKTIAEMIEGEQREKTLSHHTIQQLIQEKDQALADLNSVEKSLADLFRRYEKMKDVLEGFRKNEDVLKKCAQEYLSRVRKEEQRYQALKIHAEEKLDKANADIAQVRGKAKQEQAVYQASLRKEQMKVDSLERTLEQKNKEIVELTKICDELIAKMGKS